The Brassica oleracea var. oleracea cultivar TO1000 chromosome C6, BOL, whole genome shotgun sequence genome includes a region encoding these proteins:
- the LOC106296688 gene encoding F-box protein At5g10340-like, which yields MIRDLVSLPEAVMVLFASTMFRTSSISSIPPLDGVDLFPRLSFQKINRIRRSLDSNNRCDFLGFGKDTMTGKHKMVWLYNSLELDLDGQTTCEVFDFATNTWGHVTGSTHRILLKAPVYLDGSIYWLTHKYNGETKIVYFDFHTEVFQVMAATPVVHASSYCIVIFSLNNHLSLSEKKINSQEIWSLNSHTIWEKTYNINLSLFGGLDFPVIPVTLISKTELLLFFPYANYPCLTVQRIGSSYSSYYSSVSGFYIAVPFIPSLISI from the exons ATGATCAGAGACCTTGTTTCATTACCGGAAGCTGTAATGGTCTTGTTTGCGTCTACCATGTTCCGAACTTCATCTATCTCGTCAATCCCGCCACTAGATGGTGTCGACCTCTTCCCAAGGCTAAGTTTTCAAAAAATTAACCGCATTAGACGAAGTCTAGATA GTAATAACAGATGTGATTTTCTAGGGTTCGGTAAAGACACTATGACAGGCAAACACAAGATGGTTTGGTTATATAACTCTTTAGAATTAGACCTAGATGGTCAAACTACATGCGAGGTTTTTGATTTTGCCACTAATACTTGGGGACATGTGACTGGCTCTACACATCGAATTCTTCTTAAAGCTCCGGTATATTTAGATGGATCAATTTATTGGTTGACTCACAAATATAATGGAGAAACAAAAATAGTTTATTTCGATTTTCACACAGAGGTTTTTCAAGTGATGGCGGCAACTCCAGTTGTTCATGCATCTTCTTATTGCATTGTCATATTCAGTCTGAATAATCATCTTTCCTTGTCTGAGAAGAAAATCAACAGTCAAGAGATATGGTCATTGAATTCGCACACGATATGGGAGAAAACTTACAATATAAATCTAAGCCTGTTTGGTGGCTTAGATTTTCCAGTCATACCGGTAACACTTATAAGCAAAACAGAGTTACTACTTTTTTTCCCGTATGCCAACTATCCTTGTTTAACAGTGCAAAGAATAGGTTCTTCGTATTCTTCATATTACAGTTCTGTTTCTGGTTTTTATATAGCTGTTCCTTTCATTCCAAGCTTGATCTCTATTTAG